The uncultured Bacteroides sp. DNA segment AGTAGTAAACGAAACCTGAGAAAATTCGGAATCTTCAAAATATAATGAACCGGACTTTTGAGCTTTTACATCTATAGTATATGTTTTTTCGGTATCCAATCCGGTTAACTGAATGGTATTGCTTTTCGTTGTCTGCTCGTCCCCATTATTTATACGATAAACATAAGCATTGGCATTATCAACAGATTTCCATGTTACAACGGCCGAACTTTCTTTCACATTCGCAACCGTAACTTCGGGTTTTCCCAATATATTTTTATCCTGATAATTCTCATCATTATCACAAGATACGAAAGAAAAGAGGGTGGCTAAAACAGCCCATAATATAAAATGTGTTTTCATAATATATCTTCATAAAGTTATTTTAATTAGTACTAATTACCGGCACATACAATCATAGCAAGTCCGGATAGAAAGAATACAAACATCAAGGCTAAGAGCAGATTAACATTTCTTGTAGAGCCTTTAAATTCATGCCAGATAAAGACACCCCAAATTGCAGCAATCATAGGAGCACCCTGCCCAAGCGCATAAGACACTGCAGGACCTGCAACTCCGGATACGATATAGCTAAAAGCTGATCCTAGTCCCCAAATCGCTCCCCCTAACATACCACTAGTATGTGTGGAGAAGTTGCCTTTGAAATACTCTGAATAGCTAACCTTATTACCCACGAAAGGATAGCGCATCACAATTGTATTGAATATAAAGTTGCTAAGAAGCACTCCTATAGAAAAAACAAAAATGGCAGAGTACGGAGTCATCATTCCCGATGCAGGAGTCTGGAAATTAGTTATATCCATGCCTTTTACAACAAAACGATAAAAAAACGACATCAACACACCCGCAACTAGAGCAGTAACCACTCCTTTCCGATTGTTCTTGCCGTTTTCTTCATTCTTATGCATCTTGCCGGATGCTATGCCATTGCAGATAATAGCAGCTACAATTAGCAGAACACCTCCAAACAACAGCATCGGATCCCCAGACGGAAAACCGAGATAATTAACAATAA contains these protein-coding regions:
- a CDS encoding GRP family sugar transporter — its product is MFTVSSYLLAIVFCVVTMICWGSWGNTQKLVSKNWRYELFYWDYVIGMVLFTILLGFTMGSHGDAGRPFIEDLSQASMNNVGWVLLGGVIFNASNILLSASISLAGMSVAFPLGVGIALVLGVIVNYLGFPSGDPMLLFGGVLLIVAAIICNGIASGKMHKNEENGKNNRKGVVTALVAGVLMSFFYRFVVKGMDITNFQTPASGMMTPYSAIFVFSIGVLLSNFIFNTIVMRYPFVGNKVSYSEYFKGNFSTHTSGMLGGAIWGLGSAFSYIVSGVAGPAVSYALGQGAPMIAAIWGVFIWHEFKGSTRNVNLLLALMFVFFLSGLAMIVCAGN